The Phyllopteryx taeniolatus isolate TA_2022b chromosome 17, UOR_Ptae_1.2, whole genome shotgun sequence genome window below encodes:
- the kcnj15 gene encoding ATP-sensitive inward rectifier potassium channel 15 codes for MVVKKAEVRRRIVSKDGHNNVRIDNVEGMVKLYLHDIWTTVVDIKWRYKLTLFASTFILTWFLFGVFFYLISLGNGDFETNLSSNHTPCLENVKTFTGAFLFSLESQTTIGYGFRYITEDCPLAIFTLVAQLVITGLAEIFVTGAFLAKLARPKKRAETIKFSQCAVVCRRQGQLCLMVRVANMRKSLLIQCQLTGKLLHTNVTQEGEKTQVHQTSVDFFMDSSRECSFLILPLTFYHILDEHSPLAGLSAENLRSWDMELLVTLNATMESTAATCQSRTSYIPNEILWGYEFKPVIFSTAGGRYVADFNFFNKVQVSNDAAFLDNAEKLKLEDDYKKE; via the coding sequence ATGGTGGTGAAAAAGGCGGAGGTCCGTCGACGCATCGTGTCCAAAGACGGCCACAACAACGTGCGCATCGACAATGTGGAGGGCATGGTCAAGCTGTACCTGCACGACATCTGGACCACTGTGGTGGACATAAAATGGCGCTACAAGCTCACCCTCTTTGCCTCCACCTTCATCCTGACATGGTTCCTCTTCGGCGTATTCTTCTACTTAATTAGCTTGGGCAATGGAGACTTCGAGACCAACCTCAGCTCTAACCACACACCCTGCCTGGAGAACGTCAAAACCTTCACAGGCGCCTTCCTCTTCTCCCTAGAGTCCCAGACCACCATCGGGTACGGCTTTCGCTACATCACTGAGGACTGCCCTTTGGCCATCTTTACACTGGTGGCCCAACTGGTCATCACCGGCCTGGCTGAGATCTTCGTCACGGGGGCCTTCTTGGCCAAGTTGGCGCGGCCCAAGAAGCGAGCAGAGACCATCAAGTTCAGCCAGTGTGCCGTGGTTTGCCGCCGACAAGGCCAACTATGCCTCATGGTTCGAGTCGCCAACATGCGGAAGAGTCTGCTCATCCAGTGCCAGCTCACCGGCAAGCTCCTCCACACCAACGTCACCCAAGAGGGCGAGAAGACCCAAGTCCACCAGACTTCAGTGGATTTCTTCATGGACTCCAGCAGAGAGTGCTCATTCCTCATCCTGCCGCTCACTTTCTACCACATCCTGGACGAGCACAGTCCGTTGGCCGGACTGAGCGCGGAAAATCTGCGCAGCTGGGACATGGAGCTGCTGGTGACGCTCAACGCCACCATGGAGTCCACGGCGGCCACGTGCCAAAGCAGGACGTCTTACATACCCAACGAGATCCTGTGGGGGTACGAATTCAAGCCGGTGATCTTCAGCACGGCCGGCGGGAGATACGTGGCAGACTTTAACTTCTTCAACAAGGTGCAGGTCAGCAACGACGCCGCCTTCCTCGACAACGCGGAGAAGCTAAAGTTGGAGGATGACTACAAGAAAGAGTAG
- the LOC133467186 gene encoding uncharacterized protein LOC133467186, with protein MEAESFPKEVILELVKASFEQISAAQWALLVAGTPDSETKAIIADTIGDMIQRISSNVVRHLLPAVSEHLRGQASQAQVSNAIDRYSPKLSECITETFAAALDLPPQKYEGAGELTTLVESEVKHRVTSALSVARNAPEWPSDPTLFIRGTMSSVGNLASIFRKAVDYLVQVFSRARTPCVVLCGRSTMKVGDMTDAVSGILLKWSRASKGEKVHIIADYIDVEKLSKNSDQENLEVVSEHSDSEVLQSAQLAALDITRSIIQEPLLSSGDRVERLTRFNLNLKLISNKVKNFFRSQVNASPNGNIKLRRLRFFKFARMQFTRMLGRLKRAFKNQEGCLVCLRPDQPKSPRGDSKGTFRSSTLHVRPSQNPVFEFEAIQDMVAKLFEDLSKMEPEVRQAKIQRYMDEKLRGFSQELTSRLYEYVMSCQSEVYEVPSSRSNTPFMDSVLWGRRGKKHWDGGQKFSPEVLYAMTEDVVWRFLQQLLLWMETEDGETYADEVSGAVGEINQLVVTALNTSEDSEEEISRETPLNEVVKDDSLKCSSYVPESRTRTSASSDAEPLSLKDLSEVLAFTLTMQLGQRLPRKCKKSLKPDALMLVVQHLSSRALKEIGPGHMDNIETLANLEEVIIPVVKKLLAEFGTPDKLVEAVTVDEASFDDVVMKHLEVQLKAPRGAPKGTLSSIMCCYPCR; from the exons ATGGAGGCTGAAAGTTTCCCCAAGGAAGTCATCCTCGAGCTGGTGAAAGCCAGCTTCGAGCAGATCTCCGCAGCCCAGTGGGCGCTGCTGGTGGCAGGAACCCCCGACTCGGAGACCAAGGCCATCATTGCCGACACCATCGGCGACATGATCCAGAGGATCTCCTCCAATGTGGTGAGGCACCTGCTGCCCGCCGTCAGCGAGCACCTGCGTGGTCAAGCGTCTCAGGCTCAG GTGAGCAATGCCATCGACCGGTACAGTCCGAAGCTGAGTGAGTGCATCACCGAGACGTTTGCCGCCGCCCTGGACCTCCCACCACAGAAGTATGAGGGTGCAGGGGAGCTCACCACACTAGTAGAGTCAGAGGTGAAGCACCGGGTGACGTCAGCCTTGTCCGTGGCCCGGAACGCTCCCGAGTGGCCGTCGGACCCCACCCTCTTCATCCGCGGCACCATGTCCAGCGTGGGCAACCTGGCCTCCATCTTCCGGAAAGCTGTGGATTATTTAGTGCAAGTGTTCTCTCGGGCACGTACGCCATGCGTGGTGCTGTGCGGCCGCTCCACCATGAAAGTCGGCGACATGACTGATGCAGTGAGCGGAATCCTCTTAAAGTGGTCTCGCGCCAGTAAAGGCGAGAAAGTCCACATAATCGCCGATTACATTGATGTGGAGAAATTGAGCAAAAACTCCGATCAGGAGAACTTGGAGGTAGTGAGCGAACACTCTGATTCAGAGGTTTTGCAGAGTGCTCAGTTGGCCGCGCTCGACATCACCAGAAGTATCATCCAGGAACCCTTGCTCAGCTCCGGGGACCGTGTGGAAAGACTGACACGCTTCAACCTCAACCTGAAGCTCATTTCCAACAAAGTCAAGAATTTCTTTAGGTCGCAGGTGAACGCCAGTCCGAACGGCAACATCAAACTGCGCAGGTTGCGCTTCTTTAAGTTCGCGCGCATGCAGTTCACGCGCATGTTGGGACGACTCAAACGAGCCTTCAAGAATCAGGAGGGTTGTCTGGTGTGCCTCAGACCGGATCAGCCAAAGTCCCCCAGAGGGGATTCCAAAGGCACCTTCAGGAGCAGCACCTTACACGTCAGGCCGTCACAGAATCCTGTGTTCGAGTTCGAGGCCATCCAAGACATGGTCGCAAAGTTGTTCGAAGACCTCAGCAAGATGGAACCGGAAGTACGCCAAGCCAAAATCCAGCGCTACATGGATGAGAAGCTGCGGGGCTTTTCTCAAGAACTCACCTCTCGCCTGTACGAGTATGTCATGTCCTGTCAAAGCGAAGTGTATGAGGTGCCCTCCAGCCGCTCCAACACGCCTTTTATGGACTCCGTGCTGTGGGGGCGGCGGGGGAAGAAGCACTGGGATGGTGGGCAGAAGTTCTCTCCTGAGGTCTTGTACGCCATGACGGAGGATGTGGTCTGGAGGTTCCTGCAGCAGCTGCTCCTCTGGATGGAGACGGAGGACGGAGAGACGTACGCCGATGAAGTGTCCGGCGCCGTCGGTGAGATCAACCAGCTGGTCGTCACCGCCCTTAACACGAGCGAAGACTCGGAGGAAGAGATCTCTCGAGAAACACCTTTAAATGAGGTCGTAAAAGACGACAGCCTAAAATGTTCCTCATACGTACCCGAAAGCCGCACGAGGACCTCGGCATCTTCCGACGCGGAACCCCTGTCCTTGAAGGACTTGAGTGAGGTGTTGGCCTTCACGCTGACCATGCAGCTGGGCCAGCGTTTGCCCAGGAAGTGCAAAAAGTCTCTGAAGCCGGACGCCCTCATGCTGGTCGTGCAGCATCTGTCGTCCAGGGCCTTGAAGGAGATCGGCCCGGGGCACATGGACAATATCGAGACACTGGCCAACCTGGAGGAGGTCATCATACCAGTGGTGAAAAAGCTCCTGGCTGAATTTGGCACGCCGGACAAACTGGTGGAGGCCGTGACGGTGGACGAGGCTTCTTTTGACGATGTTGTTATGAAACATCTCGAAGTCCAACTTAAAGCCCCCAGAGGTGCGCCTAAGGGCACTTTGTCATCCATAATGTGCTGCTACCCATGTCGCTGA
- the vps26c gene encoding vacuolar protein sorting-associated protein 26C isoform X2, whose translation MQHHGIFLSMEGLVNLQLSSKSVGVFEAFYNSVKPISLISCSVEVAKAGKIPGGKTEIPFEFPLNAKGNKTLYETYHGVFVNIQYTLRCDLKRSLLAKDLSRNCEFIVHCQPQKANVGTTPVIFTITPETLQNIRERSLLPKFLIRGHLDNTTCVISQPLTGEVMVESADVPFKSIELQLVRVETCGCAEGYARDATEIQNIQIAEGDVCRGLPIPIYMVFPRLFTCPTLETTNFKVEFEVNIVIVLHDDHLITENFPLKLCRV comes from the exons ATGCAGCATCATGGCATCTTCCTGAGCATGGAGGGTCTGGTCAACCTGCAGCTGAGCTCCAAGAGCGTGGGCGTCTTTGAGGCCTTCTACAATTCCGTCAAG CCAATCTCGCTGATCAGCTGCAGCGTCGAAGTGGCCAAGGCCGGAAAGATCCCAGGAGGCAAGACCGAGATCCCCTTCGAGTTCCCCCTCAACGCCAAAGGCAACAAAACTCTGTACGAGACCTACCACGGGGTCTTCGTCAACATCCAG TACACTCTACGCTGTGACTTGAAGCGCTCCCTGTTGGCCAAAGACCTCAGCAGGAACTGCGAGTTCATCGTGCACTGTCAG CCACAGAAAGCCAACGTCGGCACCACCCCGGTCATCTTCACCATCACTCCGGAGACCCTGCAGAACATCCGTGAG CGGAGTTTGCTGCCAAAGTTTCTCATCCGAGGCCACCTGGACAACACCACCTGCGTCATAAGCCAGCCCCTGACCGGTGAGGTGATGGTGGAGAGCGCCGACGTTCCCTTCAAGAGCATTGAGCTGCAGCTGGTTCGAGTGGAGACCTGCG GGTGCGCCGAAGGCTACGCCCGAGATGCCACAGAGATCCAAAACATCCAGATAGCCGAGGGCGACGTGTGCCGTGGGCTGCCCATCCCCATTTACATGGTATTCCCCAGGCTATTCACGTGTCCCACCCTGGAGACCACCAACTTCAAAGTCG AGTTTGAAGTCAACATTGTCATCGTGCTTCACGACGACCACCTGATCACAGAGAACTTCCCTCTGAAGCTGTGCAGGGTCTGA
- the vps26c gene encoding vacuolar protein sorting-associated protein 26C isoform X1 translates to MSVTLDIRLKRANKVYHEGESVAGVIVLACKEAMQHHGIFLSMEGLVNLQLSSKSVGVFEAFYNSVKPISLISCSVEVAKAGKIPGGKTEIPFEFPLNAKGNKTLYETYHGVFVNIQYTLRCDLKRSLLAKDLSRNCEFIVHCQPQKANVGTTPVIFTITPETLQNIRERSLLPKFLIRGHLDNTTCVISQPLTGEVMVESADVPFKSIELQLVRVETCGCAEGYARDATEIQNIQIAEGDVCRGLPIPIYMVFPRLFTCPTLETTNFKVEFEVNIVIVLHDDHLITENFPLKLCRV, encoded by the exons ATGAGCGTCACGTTGGATATACGACTAAAAAGAGCCAACAAAGTTTACCATGAGGGC GAGTCGGTGGCCGGCGTCATCGTGCTGGCGTGCAAGGAGGCGATGCAGCATCATGGCATCTTCCTGAGCATGGAGGGTCTGGTCAACCTGCAGCTGAGCTCCAAGAGCGTGGGCGTCTTTGAGGCCTTCTACAATTCCGTCAAG CCAATCTCGCTGATCAGCTGCAGCGTCGAAGTGGCCAAGGCCGGAAAGATCCCAGGAGGCAAGACCGAGATCCCCTTCGAGTTCCCCCTCAACGCCAAAGGCAACAAAACTCTGTACGAGACCTACCACGGGGTCTTCGTCAACATCCAG TACACTCTACGCTGTGACTTGAAGCGCTCCCTGTTGGCCAAAGACCTCAGCAGGAACTGCGAGTTCATCGTGCACTGTCAG CCACAGAAAGCCAACGTCGGCACCACCCCGGTCATCTTCACCATCACTCCGGAGACCCTGCAGAACATCCGTGAG CGGAGTTTGCTGCCAAAGTTTCTCATCCGAGGCCACCTGGACAACACCACCTGCGTCATAAGCCAGCCCCTGACCGGTGAGGTGATGGTGGAGAGCGCCGACGTTCCCTTCAAGAGCATTGAGCTGCAGCTGGTTCGAGTGGAGACCTGCG GGTGCGCCGAAGGCTACGCCCGAGATGCCACAGAGATCCAAAACATCCAGATAGCCGAGGGCGACGTGTGCCGTGGGCTGCCCATCCCCATTTACATGGTATTCCCCAGGCTATTCACGTGTCCCACCCTGGAGACCACCAACTTCAAAGTCG AGTTTGAAGTCAACATTGTCATCGTGCTTCACGACGACCACCTGATCACAGAGAACTTCCCTCTGAAGCTGTGCAGGGTCTGA
- the LOC133467185 gene encoding uncharacterized protein LOC133467185: MEPDRLLKVDAILELVKSRFNLISSAQWALLVAGTPDSETKAVLADTISDVIQRISSEVVRQLQPAISEHLRGQASQAQVSNAIDRCSPKLSECITETFAAALDLPPQKYEGAVELTTLVESEVKHRVTSAVSVARNTAEWPSDPTLFIRGTMSSVGNLASIFRKAVEYLRHVFARARTPCVVLCGRSAMKSGDMTDAVRGILLKWSRASKGEKPNELTTNESVDYDRISEHSDTIDVEKVTQQTDPGARESALLAALDITKSIIQEPFRGSGDRVESRLTRFNLNLKLISNKVKNFFKSQEKASPDGHVKLRRFRFFKFARMQFARMLGGLKRAFKNQDACLVSLRPDQPKSPKEAKGGAFRSSTLHVRPSQNPVFEFEAIQDRVAKMFDDLGQMEPEAREAKLKRYMDEKLRGFSQDLSSRLYEYLMSCQSEVYEVPSSRSDTPFMDSVLWGRRGKKHWDGGQKFSPEVLYAMTEDAAWRFLQQLLLWMETEPQGEETYADEVSGAVSEINQLVVTALNTDEDQDLPKTHRVSEKTLTKDEDEGTQKSLSVASESQPPQTRVSTQRSALTDVPGPLSNLSSVCNRTASFNVKLTRLLAYTLATQLGQRLPRKCKKSLKTDALMVVVEHLSCRAVEEISPQHIDNIDTMDNLEEVITPVVKKLMTHFGSPSKLVEAVMADEASFDDAVFKHLHTQLKTLREQPKASKGLGFFSSVAKLCSRST; encoded by the exons ATGGAGCCGGACCGTTTACTCAAGGTGGACGCCATCCTGGAGCTGGTCAAATCCCGCTTCAATCTCATCTCGTCGGCCCAGTGGGCTCTGCTGGTGGCCGGGACCCCCGACTCGGAAACCAAGGCCGTCCTGGCAGACACCATCAGCGACGTGATCCAAAGAATCTCCTCCGAGGTGGTGCGGCAGCTGCAGCCCGCCATCAGCGAGCACCTGCGCGGACAAGCGTCTCAGGCTCAG GTGAGCAATGCCATCGACCGGTGCAGTCCGAAGCTGAGCGAGTGCATCACCGAGACGTTCGCCGCCGCCCTGGATCTGCCGCCGCAGAAGTATGAGGGTGCAGTGGAGCTCACCACGCTAGTGGAGTCCGAGGTGAAGCACCGGGTGACGTCAGCCGTGTCCGTGGCCCGGAATACCGCCGAGTGGCCCTCGGACCCCACGCTCTTCATCCGCGGCACCATGTCCAGCGTGGGCAACCTGGCCTCCATCTTCCggaaggctgtggagtatttaAGGCATGTGTTCGCTCGAGCACGCACGCCATGTGTGGTGCTGTGCGGCCGCTCCGCCATGAAGTCCGGTGACATGACTGACGCCGTGAGAGGAATCCTCTTAAAGTGGTCCCGAGCCAGTAAGGGCGAGAAACCCAACGAACTCACAACGAACGAATCAGTGGACTATGATAGAATCAGTGAACACTCCGACACGATCGATGTGGAGAAAGTGACCCAACAAACCGACCCGGGGGCTAGGGAGAGTGCTCTGTTGGCTGCACTCGACATCACCAAAAGCATCATCCAGGAGCCCTTTCGTGGCTCCGGGGATCGTGTGGAAAGTCGCCTGACACGCTTCAATCTCAACTTAAAGCTCATCTCCAACAAAGTGAAGAATTTCTTCAAGTCGCAGGAGAAAGCCAGCCCGGACGGCCATGTCAAACTGCGCAGGTTCCGCTTCTTCAAGTTCGCGCGCATGCAGTTCGCGCGCATGCTGGGAGGACTCAAGCGTGCCTTCAAGAACCAAGATGCGTGTTTGGTATCTCTCAGGCCAGATCAACCAAAGTCCCCCAAAGAAGCCAAAGGGGGCGCCTTCAGGTCCAGCACCTTACACGTCAGGCCATCACAGAATCCCGTGTTTGAGTTTGAGGCCATCCAAGACAGGGTGGCAAAGATGTTCGATGACCTCGGCCAGATGGAGCCGGAAGCCCGCGAGGCCAAACTCAAGCGCTACATGGACGAGAAGCTGCGGGGCTTCTCCCAAGATCTCAGCTCTCGCCTGTACGAATACCTCATGTCCTGTCAGAGTGAAGTTTACGAAGTGCCCTCTAGCCGCTCTGACACGCCATTCATGGACTCTGTGCTGTGGGGGCGGCGGGGGAAGAAGCACTGGGACGGCGGTCAGAAGTTCTCTCCCGAGGTCTTGTACGCCATGACAGAGGATGCGGCCTGGAGGTTCCTGCAGCAGCTCCTCCTCTGGATGGAGACGGAGCCACAGGGAGAGGAGACGTACGCCGACGAAGTGTCTGGCGCCGTCAGTGAGATCAACCAACTGGTCGTCACCGCCCTCAACACAGATGAAGACCAGGACCTCCCGAAGACCCACCGAGTGAGCGAGAAGACGCTTACCAAAGACGAAGACGAGGGAACCCAAAAGAGTTTGTCCGTAGCTTCCGAGTCGCAGCCACCTCAAACGCGAGTGTCCACCCAGCGCTCGGCGCTCACAGACGTTCCAGGGCCGTTGTCCAATCTTTCTTCCGTGTGCAATCGCACAGCGTCCTTCAACGTGAAGCTGACTCGCCTCCTAGCCTACACGCTGGCCACGCAGCTAGGCCAGCGCCTGCCCAGGAAATGCAAGAAGTCTCTGAAGACGGACGCTCTGATGGTGGTCGTGGAGCATCTGTCGTGCAGGGCCGTGGAGGAGATCAGCCCGCAGCACATAGACAACATCGACACAATGGATAACCTCGAGGAGGTGATCACGCCAGTAGTCAAGAAGCTCATGACCCACTTTGGCTCGCCGAGTAAACTGGTGGAGGCCGTGATGGCCGACGAGGCATCTTTCGACGACGCCGTCTTCAAGCACCTCCACACTCAACTTAAAACGCTCAGGGAACAGCCCAAAGCGAGTAAGGGTCTCGGCTTCTTCTCGTCCGTGGCCAAGCTTTGTTCTCGCTCCACGTGA